In a single window of the Micromonospora sp. WMMD1155 genome:
- a CDS encoding response regulator transcription factor, with the protein MRVLVADDERLLADTVAEGLRRLSMAVDVCYDGDGALERIGVNRYDVAVLDRDMPGHTGDEVCRSITDAQVGTRVLLLTAAAGIRDRVEGLGLGADDYLTKPFAFAELVARVQALGRRSTPALPPVLAQDGVVLDVGRHTATRDGRPLPLSPKEFAVLHVLLRADGQVVSAEDLLEQAWDEFADPFTNAVRVTVMTLRKKLGDPAIIHTVPKAGYRIGGTA; encoded by the coding sequence GTGCGGGTGCTGGTGGCGGACGACGAGCGGTTGTTGGCGGACACGGTGGCCGAAGGGCTGCGCCGCCTGTCGATGGCCGTGGACGTGTGCTACGACGGTGACGGTGCGTTGGAGCGGATCGGGGTGAACCGGTACGACGTCGCGGTGCTGGACCGGGACATGCCCGGGCACACCGGCGACGAGGTGTGCCGCAGCATCACCGACGCCCAGGTCGGCACGCGGGTGCTGCTGCTCACCGCCGCCGCCGGCATCCGCGACCGGGTGGAGGGTCTCGGCCTCGGCGCGGACGACTACCTCACCAAGCCGTTCGCCTTCGCCGAACTGGTCGCCCGGGTGCAGGCTCTCGGCCGCCGGTCCACGCCCGCGCTGCCGCCGGTGCTCGCCCAGGACGGCGTGGTGCTGGACGTGGGTCGGCACACGGCCACCCGGGACGGCCGCCCGCTCCCGCTCAGCCCGAAGGAGTTCGCGGTGCTGCACGTGCTGCTGCGCGCGGACGGCCAGGTCGTCAGTGCCGAGGATCTGTTGGAACAGGCCTGGGACGAGTTCGCGGACCCGTTCACCAACGCCGTACGGGTCACCGTGATGACCCTGCGCAAGAAGCTCGGCGATCCGGCGATCATCCACACCGTTCCGAAGGCCGGCTACCGCATCGGCGGGACGGCGTGA
- a CDS encoding G5 domain-containing protein produces the protein MTLSILLLCCTGTAIIGALTGDSEPTKTGTAADQAQQPIVAASVEPTEETSTPAAAPTATPDALAPSATASPSPSDAAPAPVGKVTTETEQATIRYAEKTVKDSSLAEGKRVVRTKGVNGVRTLTYEVTTTDGVRTARKLVKSTVTKQPVTQVVAVGTKKPQSSKCDPNYSGCVPIASDVDCLPKRGDGPAYVSGPIRVIGSDIYDLDRDGDGTACD, from the coding sequence GTGACCCTGTCGATCCTGCTGCTCTGCTGTACCGGCACCGCCATCATCGGCGCGTTGACCGGCGATTCGGAGCCGACCAAGACCGGCACCGCCGCCGACCAGGCGCAGCAGCCCATCGTGGCGGCGTCCGTCGAGCCCACCGAAGAGACGTCGACTCCGGCCGCCGCGCCGACTGCCACACCCGACGCCCTCGCACCGTCGGCAACGGCCTCGCCCAGCCCGTCGGATGCCGCGCCCGCGCCGGTCGGCAAGGTGACGACCGAGACCGAGCAGGCCACCATCCGGTACGCCGAGAAGACCGTCAAGGACTCGTCCCTGGCCGAGGGCAAACGGGTCGTCCGGACCAAGGGCGTCAACGGGGTACGAACCCTGACCTACGAGGTGACCACCACCGACGGGGTGCGGACGGCCCGGAAGCTGGTCAAGTCCACGGTGACGAAGCAGCCCGTGACCCAGGTCGTCGCCGTCGGCACCAAGAAGCCGCAGTCGTCGAAGTGCGACCCGAACTACAGCGGTTGCGTCCCGATCGCCAGCGACGTCGACTGCCTGCCCAAGAGGGGCGACGGACCCGCCTACGTCAGCGGCCCCATCCGCGTCATCGGGTCCGACATCTACGACCTGGACCGCGACGGCGACGGCACGGCCTGCGACTGA
- a CDS encoding ABC transporter permease: MRIARWLADRWVLIMALLVLGYLALPNLVVAALSFNRPSNRLSYDFHEFTLDNWRRPCATSDMCDAVVRSVQIGFLATVVATVLGTLMAFALVRHRFRGRTGINLLVFLSLATPELVMGTSLLALFVSAGVPQGFWTVVISHVVFCVSFVVVTVKARLAGMDRRLEEAAMDLYASEWQTFRRITLPLVLPGIVAAALLAFSLSFDDFIVTNFNAGTTVTFPMYVWGAAQRGIPPQVNVIGTAMFAIALLLVGLSSLRGRRDRRVGSGR, translated from the coding sequence GTGAGGATCGCGCGGTGGCTGGCCGACCGCTGGGTGCTGATCATGGCGCTGCTGGTGCTCGGTTACCTGGCGTTGCCGAATCTGGTGGTGGCGGCGCTGTCGTTCAACCGCCCGTCGAACCGGCTGTCGTACGACTTCCACGAGTTCACTCTGGACAACTGGCGGCGGCCGTGCGCCACCTCGGACATGTGCGACGCCGTGGTCCGTAGCGTGCAGATCGGGTTCCTCGCCACCGTCGTGGCCACCGTGCTCGGCACCCTGATGGCGTTCGCGCTGGTCCGGCACCGCTTCCGCGGGCGGACCGGGATCAACCTGCTGGTCTTCCTGTCGTTGGCCACCCCGGAGCTGGTGATGGGCACGTCGCTCCTGGCCCTGTTCGTGTCCGCCGGGGTGCCGCAGGGCTTCTGGACCGTCGTGATCTCACACGTGGTGTTCTGCGTGTCGTTCGTGGTGGTCACCGTGAAGGCGCGGCTGGCCGGGATGGACCGGCGGCTGGAGGAGGCGGCGATGGACCTCTACGCCAGCGAGTGGCAGACCTTCCGGAGGATCACCCTGCCGTTGGTGCTGCCCGGAATCGTGGCCGCCGCGTTGCTGGCCTTCTCGCTGAGTTTCGACGACTTCATCGTCACGAACTTCAACGCCGGCACCACTGTCACCTTCCCGATGTACGTCTGGGGCGCTGCCCAGCGGGGCATCCCACCGCAGGTCAACGTCATCGGCACCGCGATGTTCGCGATCGCGCTGCTGCTGGTCGGGCTCAGCTCGTTGCGGGGTCGGCGGGATCGCCGGGTCGGCTCGGGCCGCTGA
- a CDS encoding ABC transporter permease has product MTRRARLRLLPYLLVFPGAAWLLLFFGVPLAQLAAASLYDPSGSLTTGYAMTWAFGNYPDVVQAYWPQFLRSFGYAGSALVVALLLGYPLAYAIAVKAGRWRNLLLVCVVAPMFTSFLVRTLAWKTVLSDNGALVGVLRDVHLLAPEGRLLATPFAVVLGLTYTFLPFLVLPLYASLERLDPRLLEAAGDLYASPVRAFRRVTLPLSMPGLVAGTLLFFIPASGDYINAELLGTPNEYMIGNVVDSAFLVRLDYPQGAVLSVLLMAAILAVVYGYLRTVGREEVR; this is encoded by the coding sequence GTGACCCGGCGGGCGCGGCTGCGGCTCCTGCCGTACCTCCTGGTGTTCCCCGGCGCGGCCTGGCTGCTGCTCTTCTTCGGTGTGCCGCTGGCGCAGCTCGCGGCGGCCAGCCTCTACGATCCCAGCGGTTCGCTCACCACCGGTTACGCGATGACGTGGGCGTTCGGCAACTACCCGGACGTGGTGCAGGCGTACTGGCCGCAGTTCCTCCGCTCGTTCGGTTACGCCGGATCGGCCCTGGTGGTGGCGTTGCTGCTGGGCTACCCGCTGGCCTACGCGATCGCGGTGAAGGCCGGTCGGTGGAGGAACCTGCTGCTGGTGTGCGTGGTCGCACCGATGTTCACCAGCTTCCTGGTCCGGACGCTGGCCTGGAAGACGGTCCTGTCGGACAACGGGGCGCTCGTCGGTGTGCTGCGTGACGTGCACCTGCTCGCACCGGAGGGCCGGCTGCTGGCGACCCCGTTCGCGGTGGTGCTCGGCCTGACGTACACCTTTCTGCCGTTCCTGGTGCTGCCGCTGTACGCGAGCCTGGAGCGGCTGGATCCCCGGTTGTTGGAGGCGGCCGGTGACCTGTACGCGAGCCCGGTGCGGGCGTTCCGTCGGGTGACGCTGCCGCTGTCGATGCCCGGTCTGGTCGCCGGAACGCTGCTGTTCTTCATCCCGGCCAGCGGCGACTACATCAACGCGGAGCTGCTCGGCACCCCGAACGAATACATGATCGGCAACGTGGTCGACTCGGCCTTCCTGGTCCGGCTGGACTACCCGCAGGGCGCCGTGCTGTCGGTCCTCCTGATGGCGGCGATCCTCGCTGTGGTCTACGGATATCTCCGCACGGTCGGCCGGGAGGAGGTGCGGTGA
- a CDS encoding ABC transporter ATP-binding protein, whose protein sequence is MARETPAGDLRLADLTKRFGTRTAVDALSLTVPQGSFFALLGASGCGKTTTLRMIAGLEQPTSGQVLLGDRDIGRLRPHQRPVNTVFQSYALFPHLDVFENVAFGLRRRGIRSVDDEVDRMLSLVQLDGYGSRRPAELSGGQQQRVALVRALVNRPQVLLLDEPLGALDLKLRRQMQIELKRIQTEVGITFVHVTHDQEEAMTMADTVAVMNAGRIEQLGAPADIYEFPATAFVANFLGQSNLLAGEATGVSGGDVTVTAHGARFSVPVGRCRADHGPVHLGVRPEKLILVGSADQVPGGHQHVSGVVTDASYVGVSTQYLLRTGWGAELSVFAANSGTSTRVAVGSTAVAHWDPRHAFLLSASS, encoded by the coding sequence ATGGCGCGCGAGACGCCGGCCGGCGATCTGCGGCTGGCCGACCTGACCAAGCGGTTCGGCACCCGTACCGCTGTCGACGCCCTCAGCCTGACGGTCCCCCAGGGCTCCTTCTTCGCGCTGCTCGGTGCCTCCGGCTGCGGCAAGACCACCACCCTGCGGATGATCGCCGGTCTGGAGCAGCCGACAAGCGGTCAGGTGCTGCTCGGCGACCGGGACATCGGCCGGTTGCGCCCGCACCAGCGACCGGTCAACACGGTCTTCCAGAGCTACGCCCTCTTCCCGCACCTCGACGTCTTCGAGAACGTGGCCTTCGGGTTGCGTCGACGCGGCATCCGCTCGGTGGACGACGAGGTCGACCGGATGCTCTCGCTGGTACAGCTCGACGGTTACGGCAGCCGTCGCCCCGCCGAACTCTCCGGCGGCCAGCAGCAACGGGTCGCGCTGGTCCGTGCGCTGGTCAACAGGCCGCAGGTGCTGCTCCTGGACGAGCCGCTGGGCGCGCTCGACCTGAAGCTGCGGCGGCAGATGCAGATCGAGCTGAAGCGCATCCAGACCGAGGTCGGCATCACCTTCGTGCACGTCACCCACGACCAGGAGGAGGCCATGACCATGGCGGACACGGTCGCGGTGATGAACGCCGGCCGGATCGAGCAACTCGGCGCGCCCGCCGACATCTACGAGTTCCCCGCCACCGCGTTCGTCGCGAACTTCCTCGGCCAGTCCAACCTGCTCGCCGGGGAGGCCACCGGCGTCAGCGGCGGCGACGTCACGGTGACGGCGCACGGCGCGCGCTTCTCGGTGCCCGTCGGCCGCTGCCGGGCCGACCACGGGCCGGTCCACCTGGGGGTACGCCCGGAGAAACTGATTCTGGTCGGCTCCGCCGACCAGGTGCCCGGGGGGCATCAACACGTCAGCGGGGTGGTCACCGACGCCTCCTACGTGGGGGTCAGCACGCAGTACCTGCTGCGTACCGGCTGGGGCGCCGAGCTGTCGGTGTTCGCGGCCAACAGTGGAACGTCGACGCGGGTGGCGGTCGGCAGTACGGCGGTGGCGCACTGGGATCCACGGCACGCGTTCCTGCTGAGCGCGTCGTCGTGA